GATCGCCCTCTGGTGGCAGCAGGAGTGTGTGCAGGTGGTGGGGCCAAAGCCAAACCAGGCAGACAGAGGTGTTATTCACGCTTAGCAAACCCGCAGACCTGAGATGGTAGTGAAGATGAGTGTGGTGGCGGCTCAGAGGCCGGACTTTGGGTCAGACGCAGCGTGAGAAAGGTGGGACTCTTGTCGGATACCCACTTAGGTGGAGCAGGACCAGGTTTCAAGAATTGAAGGCAGGAAAATGAAGGGACACGCAGCCCACTGACTGGTTCCTCTTTCTCTACTCACAGATCTTGTACTTCAGGGTTTCCTGGCCTGAGAGAAGCATCCCTCGGCCCCCAGCGCCCCAGCCAGCGAACAAGTCCAAAAAACCCCTGTCCCAGGGGCTGGCCAATCTGACCCATCTCCTGTACTGGCCTGCGACCCCAGGAGATGGGGGGAACCTTTTGGCCTCCACCAGCCCCAAGACCTCCACCTACTACCTCCAGGGTCCAGTCCAGGCCAGATATGCCCTGGGAACCTACCTGAAGGCCATCCTTGTGGCTAGAGACCACAGGGGCAGGCCCAAGACCTACGGTGGGGACCTGTTCCGGGCACAGCTGCTGGGTCCCACCTTAAACACAGGAGTCCCTGGGGCTGTGCAGGATCTAGAGAACGGCACGTACCTGCTGTCCTTCCCCCTGCTCTGGGCTGGAAGGGCGTGGGTGCAGGTGCGGCTGATCCACTCCAGCGAGGCAGTTGGGGTCCTGCGGAGAATATGGAGAGACCACTGGGCCACGGTTGACTTCACAGGCTATTTCCGGGGACCCACAGGCTACGAAGAAACTGTAACTTGCAACGTGAACCCCCTGTTGATTGGGGGGGAAGGATCTACCTGTCGCTACAAAGATGAAGATTCGGGTGAGCTCTGGTTCTGTGCTCAGCCCCGTACCCTACCCTGCAACTCACTGGTAGGACATTCAGCTGGCCATTACTGGAATGTGACCACACTGCACGAAGATGCTCTGATGGCGGGGTAAGGAGCCCAGTGTCATCTGGGGGGCCTGAATCCTGATTTCTATGATTATTCTGCTGGAACTCCTGCCCGTATCAGTCGTCTACCCACTCCTGTGGGACACATGTTTGCTGAGCACTTAATCTCTGCCTGGTCTCACACTAACAGCTGAGTCTTATAGACAAGAGCATTGCACCCCTGCCCTGGGTAGGTTTTCAGTGACGAGGCTCATGGCTTTTTAAACATGCAGTGACGAGCACTGTACTGTAGCACAGAGAAGGGTGTCCCGTCTGGCCTGGAATGGGCAGGACAGGGGACAATCTAGCTGAGGCTCCAAGGAGAACCAAGGACTTGTAGGAAGAGTCCCAGTCCTATCCAGCCATCTGAGGGCCTGCACAAGGAGAGTTCACAAATCAACAGTACACAGTGGACAGGGAATAGGGAGGGTGAGGGTGACCCAGGTAAGTGAGAAGGGACAGACACAGCAGTGtgggagctgggaaatgaacACCAGGAGGCATCCACAGTCTCAGGGAAGCCAGCCTCCCAGGTGGACAGAGAAGGCAGTAAAGGTGTGGACACAGAGTGGCTCCATTGAGCCCTGATGTCACTGAGGGCCgaggcagggcagaggccagaAGAGAGCCCAGGGATGAGCGAGgcagtttctttctttgtttgtttgtttttaaagatgggaGAGCAGGGCAGCTGGTGTCCAGGGAGGAGGGCTACTGAAGGCAAAGAGGAGGGAGCAAAAATCGGTCCTCAGCAGGTGTATGGGTGAGGggcagagaaaggtagaggggGACCTTCTTTGGAGAGGCAGTATGCTCAGGTGAGAGAGCACATGAACATTTACAGGGCAAAGGGAGGAAAACCAATACTTTTTGCATTGGTCAGCAAGGAAGTAAATTTTTCAGTCAGCTGGGAGCTGCTTCGGGATGTGCAGTGGAGGGAAAGCCCAGCATTTCTGGAGCAAGgctgccaggactggaatcccCGCTCCCTCAGTTAGTTTATATCATTTGGATCTCTAAGGCTAAGTTACTTaaccttcttatttatttatttgacaggtagagttatagacagagagaaaggtcttccttcagttggttcaccctccaaatggccacaaaggctggcgctgcgccaatctgaagccaggagccaggtgcttcctcctggtctcccatgcaggtgcaggggcccaaacacttgggccatcctccactgccttcccgggccacagcagagagctagactggaagaggagcaaccgggactagaaccaggcgcccatatgggatgccggcgccgcaggcagaggattaaccaagtgagccatggcgctggcccaaccTTCTTTTTAATGTGATAGTATCTATGTCATAGAGTTGGAGTGAGAAGTAACATATAGGTTAATGCATGCACAGTGCTTAGAACGAGGACAGCACAGAGCGGGCTCTGCTGGCTTTTTTGCTcttacttccatctgctgctgttgAGCTCCCGCCCTATGCTGGTGCTACCCAAGGTGCTGGATGGAGGTCCAGTGGCTAGGAGAGGAAGGGCAGAAGTGCCCCATGCATGGACCTAACCCTTTAGCTGACAGCAGACATTGAACAGATAATCAGTCGCATGTGTGGCCCATGTGCAGTGGACAAGAGTTTGCAGTGTCAAGGTCAGCTGTTTTCTTTACATCAACCTTCATCCAACTCTGAGGACCTCCCAGGCaaggcagggcaggtggggagggctcCCCTCAAAGGAACCAGCTGGATGTCAGGAACCCTTCTTTAGTCTTTTGCCCAGCCTGGACACTGCACAGTGCCCATTGAGCAAGCCCGTGTGTGGTTCTGGGCCCCACTGAGTGGACATCTCCACCTGGACTCAGAGTCGCTGGGGGTCATTCTGTATCTGCTCCCCGCCACTTCTGTGGGCGCCAGGGTTCTGACACTCTTGGGGCAGGCCATGTTTGGGCATCTTTGCAGTTTGCAGCAATATTCTCTTGCAACCTCCCCCTTAAAAGCAAATCCCTCATTCATCTAGGACACTACCTTTGTAATCAGTCGGTCCTTTCGTTGGGCAGATGCACACTGAGCACTTCTGTGCTCTGGCGCTGGGAAGAGAGCAGTGAGTGAACAAGCACGTAAAAACCCCAAAGGAAGGAACAGTCAACAATGCACAGAACTATAGTTAAATTATACAGGATGTTAGAAGGAGACATATGGGAAAGAGTGGGcatctccatttctctttctgtcgctctgcctttcaaataaataaaaatgaataaacattaaaactttcaacatgagttttggaggggacacTCAGTCCATAGCACAAGGAACCCAGATCTCTGAACTCTAgcttccagcccctggctgctcccaTGTCATCTCCCAGGAGCCTGAGGCTGCAACAGCATCCTGGACTTTgacacctttctctccctcctccacgaACCCCCATTTTTCCTGAGCCCAGGATTCTTTTCCTTCATGCACTGCCATTAAGGGCTGCCCTATCACCCACTGGTCTCTCCCCAGGAATGTGACGGACAAGGCCCTTCCTCGGGGCATTCCTGCAATCTGGGTGGACCAGGAGGGCGACAAGAGTCTGGGTAAGTGGCGCAGGACTTGCAGGAACGGCAGCACACAGCCCCTGTACTGGCTCGAACCTCTTCTGCACTCattggttggttttgttttttggtttttttacaGCTTCATCCCCTCAGCAACCCTGCCACCCTGGGATCCCGGTCCCAAAGCCCTCTGGCTTCTATCACCAAAACATATGGCACTCACTGGCCTGCTCGGGCCGCTCCTTCCCCACTGAAGACAGCATCCTGGGCTGCCTGGCCGGCCGCATCATCCACATGATGGGAGACTCCACGCTTCGGCAGTGGTGGGAGTATCTGTGTGGCGCTGTGTCCTGTGAGTAGCCGTAACGGAAGGAGTAGGACACCTAAGAGAACACAAGGAGAGCCAGGGCCATGAGGAGGCAGACAGTCACATCCATGGTGCAGAATGACCGGACTGCAGAAGGAGGTGGGAGGACACCACACCTGGGTTGGGGAACGGCTGGGAAAGAGGTGCCTGGGTGAAGCATTGAGGAACTCTTACAGGAGAGCAGGTGTGTGAATAACCATGATTGTAACTGAGGATTAGCTGGGGGAACAGAATCAGAATTTGAAAActgtaggaaaaataaaaactgtagagaggggccggcattgcagcacaggaggttaagctgccaccttcaatgctggtatcccatatgggcactggctggaaGACTCcagacagctgctccactttctatccaggtccctgctaatgcacttgggaaagcaacagattgcccaagaacttgggcccctgccacccacgtggaagacccagatggagttccagactccaggcTTTGGGGTTCagtctaacccagccctggccattgcagccatttggggagttaatcagtggatgaaagatccttttctctctctgtttgtctctctctctctaactctgcctttcaaatatatatttttaaaaaaactgtagacACCAGGCTTAGGTTTCTCTTGTGACAAAAGGGAGACctgaattttgttgttgttatcctttgttttttagaagtttttaaagtctattttattttacttaaaagaaaagatatgacttccagccactggttcatttcccccaaACATTTAAAGTCAGGAACATCCCCTACAACatttgaagtcaggaaccaggcactccatctgggtttgccacgtgggtggcagggacccaagtacttgagccatcatcactttTTGCCCCCTATGGTGTgaattagcgggaagctggatcagaagcagaggagctgagcctCTAATCAGGCATTGTGATATGGATATGTGATATCACATATGTgatatgtgggcatcccaagtggcgacttaacTGCAGAAACATACACCTGCCACAGAATGAATGTTTTTAAGCAGAGTTCTCAGTTCGTCAGGAAGACTGGATTGTAAAAAGAACAAAGATCAATGGAAGACTGAACCTATGAGGTGGAGAGGCTAAGTTAGTAACATGGGGTGTCAGCAGTGTAAGAACACAGGCATACTGGAGGAACTGACAATACTCGCTGGCTTGTTCTAGAAGCAATGGAGATGACCAGATGACACCACTATCCACAGGATGAACTCCAGATGGAGGTCCCTTGGGTGCCTGTACTAGGGGCTGGGGTGCAGAATAAAGGAGATGGTGCATTCGTTTCACAGccctttttctaaaattttcttaaggtatacaaatttcatgaatttcctatatacagatttaggaacatagtgatacttcccactctaccctccttcccacccttgctcctacccttcctcctccttcctgtcctattatctctcttaatttttacaatgctctactttcagtttactttatactatattaaccctacattaagtaaggagtaaacaaatagaaaaaacacTCTTCCTTGACAATAGAgaaaatccattttgttgcaaaagacaggcttttcattctttttttaaagctgagtagtattccatcacatataccataatttctttatccagtcatcagttgatgaacatctgggttgattccatatcttagctactgtgaattgagttgggggtacaggtaactttcatatgctgatttcctttcccttgggtgaacccccaggagtaggatggctgggtcatattgtgtatctattttcagctttctgaggtatctccatactgtcttccacaatggctgtactagtttatattcccat
This sequence is a window from Lepus europaeus isolate LE1 chromosome 21, mLepTim1.pri, whole genome shotgun sequence. Protein-coding genes within it:
- the LOC133750553 gene encoding NXPE family member 3-like, translating into MDPGTVILISLFASIDHSLMHDIIWILYFRVSWPERSIPRPPAPQPANKSKKPLSQGLANLTHLLYWPATPGDGGNLLASTSPKTSTYYLQGPVQARYALGTYLKAILVARDHRGRPKTYGGDLFRAQLLGPTLNTGVPGAVQDLENGTYLLSFPLLWAGRAWVQVRLIHSSEAVGVLRRIWRDHWATVDFTGYFRGPTGYEETVTCNVNPLLIGGEGSTCRYKDEDSGELWFCAQPRTLPCNSLVGHSAGHYWNVTTLHEDALMAGNVTDKALPRGIPAIWVDQEGDKSLASSPQQPCHPGIPVPKPSGFYHQNIWHSLACSGRSFPTEDSILGCLAGRIIHMMGDSTLRQWWEYLCGAVSSLKPVDLHVTYQVGPLMAVDTTRGIVLHWRAHSWPLRSLRTPVASLHSVARELGGLAGGPHTVVVLGLGAHFTTFPPTIFMRRLAGIRAAVTALLAREPRTLVVIKLANTGYKSVYGSDWFTLQVNRLLRAAFAGLRVAFVDAWEMTSSLALPDSIHPGKLIVRNEVDLLLSFICPS